The Chryseobacterium indicum genome includes a window with the following:
- a CDS encoding fibronectin type III domain-containing protein produces the protein MKHYFFFFLFVVQMVFGQALYPYLQNPTPTSMIVNWKTSSNNETTVFYGTSPTNLNVTFTGTTNIFSDTGYNNNYFYHTAKIANLQPNTKYYYKIKTGTSESAVYNFRTLPLPGQAATANGKIRFLIMGDNQIKAEPRYDTLTLNAYKKLKEKFGAASDPSDNIALTFMVGDQVDVGTLDHYENVHFKKNINLSPYLPIQTTVGNHETYGSLGMNSYYAHFYIDEIQYKNISSGNENYYAQQAGNVLFISLSSEHTGSAQMTWLQQVLNAANGDSTVDWIISLSHRPYQAEQYVGDISTWVRNSAVPLLTTSSKYLMHVGAHHHLYHRGQLKNTPNYQIISGGVAWDQYWGMSTEQDFDDVQKTLTDWTYQIVEVDVNTGKVDVESYSIGGVYHKKYNELIDTFHRYKNQPKPAKPSISNTFTAPVTLPLTLNGSTFSSSNGELLNTTQFLISKAADFSIIEKEFYRDYENWFGKDGSGTPDITKNLNAGVDITKATIAANSITNGNYYVKVRYRDRNMEWSDWSDVKQFTVTGSVVSNPVFTLNKTEYLQNEPIIANFTDGPGNNQDWVGIYKKGQNPSAVTSQAFVYTNGQTAGTATFPNGIAAKGQYFAGFFANNGYTEITPRKNFYVGPKVNLTTTSDVYPVGGTVTVNFSNGPNLTKDWIGIYKMGHTPGTINSTQWSYVTTASGTLNFTGLAKGYYYAQYFLEDGYTTVGEKVFFKVGDVVTELWINKPVYSLGENITASWTDSPGIIKDWLGIYPQNISVPDDQFVSYTYFDGITQGTKTITGTAVPATPGNYYMVMFTNDSYTEVSNRVQFQVTGTPLGTEETKSTEKNVVLYPNPTKPGEPTFIKSDYPIEKIELLSANGDLLYQSKNVNNQRFSLVNENLPKGVYFVKVYTRKLFTLKLVIQ, from the coding sequence ATGAAACATTATTTTTTCTTTTTCCTCTTCGTCGTCCAGATGGTTTTTGGGCAGGCTTTGTATCCTTACTTACAAAATCCTACGCCAACTTCCATGATTGTCAACTGGAAAACCTCTTCCAATAATGAAACTACTGTTTTTTACGGAACCAGCCCAACCAATCTGAATGTTACTTTTACAGGAACAACGAATATTTTTTCAGATACAGGATATAACAACAATTACTTTTATCACACCGCAAAAATTGCTAATCTTCAGCCTAACACAAAATACTATTATAAGATTAAAACAGGAACCAGTGAATCTGCAGTGTATAATTTCCGGACACTTCCTCTACCGGGACAGGCAGCAACAGCCAACGGAAAAATCCGTTTCCTGATCATGGGAGACAACCAGATTAAAGCAGAACCGAGATACGATACCCTAACCTTAAATGCTTATAAAAAATTAAAGGAAAAATTCGGTGCGGCTTCCGATCCTTCAGATAATATTGCTCTAACCTTCATGGTAGGAGATCAGGTAGATGTGGGAACTTTGGATCATTACGAAAATGTTCATTTCAAGAAAAATATTAATTTATCGCCTTATCTTCCGATTCAGACCACGGTGGGAAACCATGAAACATACGGAAGTCTGGGAATGAATTCCTATTACGCACATTTTTACATTGATGAAATTCAGTATAAAAACATTAGCTCAGGAAACGAAAATTACTATGCACAACAGGCTGGAAACGTTCTGTTTATAAGTTTAAGCTCTGAACATACAGGCTCTGCACAAATGACTTGGCTGCAACAGGTTTTAAATGCTGCAAACGGCGATTCTACGGTAGACTGGATCATTTCCCTGAGCCACAGACCGTATCAGGCGGAGCAATATGTAGGAGATATTTCTACGTGGGTAAGAAACAGTGCCGTTCCGCTTTTAACCACTTCTTCAAAATATTTAATGCACGTCGGAGCGCATCACCATTTATACCACAGAGGTCAGTTGAAAAATACACCGAATTACCAGATTATTTCCGGAGGAGTAGCATGGGATCAGTATTGGGGAATGTCGACCGAACAGGATTTTGATGATGTTCAGAAAACATTAACAGACTGGACGTATCAAATCGTGGAAGTAGATGTAAACACAGGAAAAGTAGATGTGGAATCCTATTCTATCGGAGGGGTTTATCATAAAAAATATAATGAGCTGATTGATACATTCCACCGCTATAAAAATCAGCCAAAACCTGCAAAACCTTCTATTTCCAATACATTTACGGCGCCGGTTACTTTACCGTTAACTTTAAACGGAAGTACATTTTCAAGCTCAAACGGAGAATTGCTGAACACAACTCAGTTCTTAATTAGTAAAGCAGCTGATTTTTCCATCATTGAAAAAGAATTTTACAGAGATTATGAAAACTGGTTCGGAAAAGACGGAAGCGGAACTCCTGATATCACGAAAAACCTGAATGCAGGAGTAGATATCACAAAAGCTACTATTGCCGCCAACTCAATTACCAACGGAAATTATTACGTAAAAGTGCGTTACAGAGACCGCAATATGGAGTGGAGCGACTGGAGTGATGTAAAACAGTTTACAGTAACCGGAAGTGTGGTTTCTAATCCTGTTTTCACTTTAAATAAAACAGAATATCTTCAAAACGAGCCCATTATTGCCAACTTTACAGACGGTCCCGGAAACAATCAGGACTGGGTTGGAATTTATAAAAAAGGACAGAATCCTTCTGCCGTAACTTCTCAGGCTTTTGTGTATACCAACGGACAAACCGCAGGAACAGCCACTTTCCCGAACGGAATTGCTGCCAAAGGTCAGTATTTCGCAGGATTTTTTGCCAATAACGGATATACGGAAATTACACCGAGAAAAAATTTCTACGTAGGTCCGAAAGTTAATCTGACTACCACTTCAGATGTTTATCCTGTTGGCGGAACCGTAACCGTAAATTTCTCCAACGGACCGAATTTAACCAAAGACTGGATCGGAATTTATAAAATGGGACACACGCCCGGAACCATAAATTCTACTCAGTGGAGCTATGTGACAACGGCTTCGGGAACGCTTAATTTTACAGGCCTTGCCAAAGGATATTATTATGCACAGTACTTCTTGGAAGACGGCTATACAACGGTTGGAGAAAAAGTTTTCTTTAAAGTAGGGGATGTGGTGACCGAACTTTGGATCAACAAGCCGGTTTACAGTTTGGGGGAAAATATCACCGCTTCATGGACGGATTCTCCGGGAATCATCAAAGACTGGCTCGGAATTTATCCTCAGAATATTTCGGTTCCGGATGATCAGTTTGTTTCGTATACTTATTTTGACGGAATTACACAGGGAACCAAAACAATTACCGGAACAGCAGTTCCTGCAACACCGGGAAATTACTATATGGTGATGTTTACCAACGATTCTTACACGGAAGTTTCAAACAGGGTTCAGTTTCAGGTAACCGGAACACCGCTTGGAACAGAAGAAACCAAAAGTACAGAGAAAAATGTGGTTCTTTATCCGAATCCTACAAAACCCGGTGAACCGACTTTCATCAAAAGTGATTATCCGATCGAAAAAATAGAACTTCTTTCTGCTAACGGAGATCTTCTTTATCAGTCAAAAAATGTAAATAATCAGCGTTTCTCTCTGGTCAACGAAAATCTTCCGAAAGGAGTGTATTTTGTAAAAGTATACACAAGAAAATTATTTACTTTAAAATTAGTCATTCAGTAA
- a CDS encoding CoA transferase subunit A: protein MIDKRVKNAKEAIEGIKDGMTLMLGGFGLCGIPENSINALVESDVKDLTCISNNAGVDDFGLGLLLHKRQIKKMISSYVGENAEFERQMLSGELEVELTPQGTLAEKCRAAQAGIPAFYTPAGFGTEVAEGKEVKDFKGKPHILEYAYEADFSIVKAWKGDHAGNLIFKGSARNFNHPMAGAGKITIAEVEELVEPGELDPNQIHIPGIMIQRIFQGETFEKRIEQRTVRKRD, encoded by the coding sequence ATGATAGATAAAAGAGTAAAAAATGCAAAGGAAGCCATCGAAGGTATTAAGGACGGAATGACATTAATGTTAGGAGGATTCGGACTTTGCGGAATTCCTGAAAACTCAATTAATGCTTTGGTAGAGAGTGATGTAAAAGACTTAACCTGTATTTCAAACAACGCCGGAGTAGACGATTTCGGTTTGGGATTGCTGCTTCACAAAAGACAGATTAAAAAAATGATTTCCTCTTATGTGGGAGAAAATGCAGAATTCGAAAGACAGATGCTTTCAGGAGAACTGGAAGTGGAACTTACTCCACAGGGAACTTTGGCAGAAAAATGCAGAGCGGCACAGGCTGGAATTCCCGCTTTTTATACACCGGCTGGTTTCGGAACGGAAGTAGCGGAAGGAAAAGAAGTAAAAGATTTCAAAGGAAAGCCCCACATTCTGGAATATGCTTATGAAGCGGACTTCTCAATTGTAAAAGCATGGAAGGGAGATCACGCCGGAAACCTTATCTTCAAAGGATCGGCAAGAAACTTCAATCATCCGATGGCGGGAGCAGGAAAAATTACCATTGCAGAAGTAGAAGAATTAGTAGAACCGGGAGAATTGGATCCCAACCAGATTCACATTCCGGGAATCATGATCCAGAGAATTTTTCAGGGTGAAACATTCGAAAAAAGAATCGAGCAGAGAACTGTTAGAAAAAGAGATTAA
- a CDS encoding DoxX family protein — METKNISRIALGAFLITAGIGHLTFARKEFQAQVPEWVPLDKDDTVVYSGVAEIALGTAMIATPKKYRKNMGRIVAGFFAAVFPGNIAQYKNRRDSFGLNTDNQRLGRLFMQAPLIAWALKSTDD, encoded by the coding sequence ATGGAAACAAAAAATATTTCAAGAATTGCTCTGGGAGCTTTTCTGATTACCGCAGGAATAGGACATCTTACTTTTGCGAGGAAAGAGTTTCAGGCGCAGGTTCCGGAATGGGTTCCTCTGGATAAAGATGATACTGTTGTTTATTCGGGCGTTGCTGAAATCGCTTTAGGAACAGCCATGATTGCGACTCCTAAAAAATACAGAAAAAATATGGGAAGAATTGTTGCCGGATTTTTCGCTGCTGTTTTCCCAGGAAATATTGCTCAGTATAAAAACAGAAGGGACTCTTTTGGGCTGAACACGGATAATCAGAGATTGGGAAGGCTTTTTATGCAGGCTCCGCTGATTGCATGGGCACTGAAATCTACTGATGATTGA
- a CDS encoding outer membrane beta-barrel protein — translation MKKMLLAGSMIIMGLCNAQEKQEGLKGTWFATAQFGYQSTNDGSETGKSSSTTILPLAGYFVGPSTAIGIAAGNIGVKSQNQVADNVTLKTNLLVVEPLARKYWNIHGGLFFFGQLAVPIISGKTKMTANGQSVPNSDIKVNQIGLAVSGGLDYVLTKHFTVEFSYNLANLSYTTIKNYPGTTKDIKTTDFSLAHVATVVPDYNKAVFGPNGNAISTLSFGFKFLF, via the coding sequence ATGAAAAAAATGTTATTAGCTGGTTCTATGATAATAATGGGGCTATGCAACGCACAGGAAAAGCAAGAAGGTCTAAAGGGAACTTGGTTTGCAACGGCACAATTTGGCTATCAAAGCACAAATGACGGTTCGGAAACCGGTAAATCTTCCAGTACTACGATTCTTCCTCTTGCCGGTTATTTTGTAGGTCCTTCCACTGCCATAGGAATTGCAGCAGGAAACATTGGTGTAAAATCTCAAAATCAGGTTGCGGATAATGTAACTTTAAAAACGAATCTTCTGGTGGTGGAACCTCTGGCAAGAAAATACTGGAATATACACGGAGGACTTTTCTTTTTCGGGCAACTTGCAGTTCCTATCATTTCAGGAAAAACGAAAATGACAGCAAACGGACAATCTGTACCGAATAGTGATATCAAGGTAAATCAGATAGGGCTGGCTGTTTCCGGAGGATTAGATTATGTTCTCACCAAACATTTTACGGTAGAATTTTCTTATAATCTGGCTAATCTTTCGTATACAACAATTAAAAATTATCCGGGAACAACAAAAGATATTAAAACAACAGATTTTTCTCTGGCTCATGTTGCCACTGTAGTACCGGATTATAATAAGGCGGTATTCGGACCTAACGGAAATGCCATCTCTACGCTGTCTTTCGGTTTTAAATTTTTATTTTAA
- a CDS encoding alpha/beta fold hydrolase, with translation MKYCKNIFIALILIVSTSLLFSQVKPLDAELTNYQYPFEVHFLNFTSQKNDLKMAYMDVQPTKSNGKVIMLLHGKNFNGAYWERTAKDLSDKGFRVIIPDQIGFGKSSKPQSYQFSFSQLAENTKAILDKLKIDKIIVLGHSMGGMIATRFTLQYPEKVEKLIFENPIGLEDYKTFAAYQTIDQAYQSELKNTAEIYKNYQLKFYYDNKWKAEYQPWLDLIAGWTVHPDYPKVAWNAALTSDMIYNQPVCYEFKNIKVSTLLIIGTRDRTAIGKDRAPKELQPKMGQYQELGKKTQQQIVGSKLVEIENVGHLPHIEVYHKFWNALYEFIK, from the coding sequence ATGAAATATTGCAAAAACATATTTATAGCGTTAATTCTTATCGTAAGCACAAGTCTTCTATTTTCACAGGTGAAACCATTGGATGCTGAATTAACGAATTATCAATACCCTTTCGAAGTTCATTTTTTAAATTTTACATCTCAGAAAAACGATTTGAAAATGGCTTACATGGATGTTCAGCCAACAAAGTCAAACGGAAAAGTTATAATGCTTCTTCATGGTAAGAATTTTAACGGAGCTTATTGGGAAAGAACTGCAAAAGATCTTTCAGATAAGGGGTTCAGAGTAATAATTCCGGATCAGATAGGATTTGGAAAATCTTCAAAACCTCAAAGTTATCAGTTTTCATTTTCGCAGTTGGCAGAAAATACAAAAGCCATTTTGGACAAATTAAAAATCGATAAAATTATTGTTTTAGGACATTCGATGGGAGGAATGATTGCGACAAGATTTACTTTACAATACCCCGAAAAAGTTGAAAAATTGATCTTCGAAAATCCAATCGGATTGGAAGATTATAAAACATTTGCTGCTTATCAAACAATTGATCAGGCATATCAGTCAGAATTAAAAAATACCGCAGAAATTTATAAAAATTATCAGCTTAAATTTTATTACGATAATAAATGGAAAGCAGAATATCAACCTTGGTTAGACTTAATTGCAGGATGGACTGTGCATCCTGATTATCCGAAAGTCGCATGGAATGCAGCTTTAACTTCGGATATGATTTACAATCAGCCGGTTTGCTATGAATTTAAAAACATAAAAGTTTCCACTTTGCTCATTATCGGAACAAGAGACAGAACTGCAATCGGGAAAGACCGTGCTCCAAAAGAACTACAGCCCAAAATGGGGCAATATCAGGAATTAGGAAAGAAGACACAACAACAGATTGTTGGCTCAAAGCTAGTGGAAATTGAAAACGTAGGACATCTTCCGCATATTGAAGTCTATCATAAATTCTGGAATGCGCTGTATGAATTTATTAAGTAG
- a CDS encoding ABC transporter ATP-binding protein: MKILLHYLKPYKWLIIISLFLAAVNQVFSLFAPAITGNILDKLVTHPNFFDKEKTLPRNMGEYLYGTDIYHGVFYFLGLLIGTAMISRIAKAFQDYVVNVIIQKFGAKIFTDGLKHSMRLPFQEFEDQRSGETLSILTKVREDSVKFINNFINVFFGILVSIIFVSVYAIRLHWSIMPVYVVGIVFIAVVTNLLSKRIKTIQKNIVTETTNLAGSTTESLRNIEIVKSLGLTNQEVERLNNNTYKILNLELRKVKSIRSLSFVQGTLVNFLQQTITFTLLLLIFKNIVTPGQYLSLMFYGFFIFGPMQEIGNIIISYREAQASLNNFDRVMKKEVEPKPLTPKKIGAIEELEFEKVSFQHQTAHYKALNSISFNVKNGETIAFVGPSGSGKSTLVKLLVGLYRPQEGSILYNNINGKEFDFDELRNQIGFVTQDTQLFAGTIKENLLFVNPSATEEDLQLALKKSSCTALLERAENGINTVIGEGGLKLSGGEKQRIAIARALLRKPHLLIFDEATSALDSITEEEITTTIKEISKEKEQITVLIAHRLSTIMHADRIYVLERGQIVETGSHLNLIEEKGLYYAMWRQQIGERKTLV, encoded by the coding sequence ATGAAAATTTTATTACATTACCTTAAACCTTATAAGTGGCTGATTATTATTTCGCTTTTTTTAGCTGCTGTAAATCAGGTATTTTCTTTATTTGCACCCGCTATTACAGGAAATATATTAGATAAACTTGTTACCCATCCCAATTTTTTCGATAAAGAGAAAACTCTTCCCAGAAATATGGGGGAATATCTCTACGGAACTGATATCTATCATGGAGTTTTTTACTTTTTGGGACTGTTAATCGGTACTGCCATGATCAGTCGAATCGCAAAAGCTTTCCAGGATTATGTGGTGAATGTGATTATTCAGAAATTTGGGGCTAAAATTTTTACGGACGGTCTGAAGCATTCGATGAGGCTTCCTTTTCAGGAATTTGAAGACCAGAGAAGTGGTGAAACGCTTTCTATTTTAACGAAAGTGCGTGAAGATTCTGTAAAGTTTATCAATAATTTTATTAATGTCTTTTTTGGAATTCTGGTGAGTATTATTTTCGTTTCTGTGTACGCAATTCGTCTGCACTGGTCGATTATGCCGGTTTATGTGGTGGGAATAGTTTTTATTGCGGTGGTAACGAATTTATTAAGTAAAAGAATAAAAACCATTCAGAAAAATATTGTTACCGAAACTACAAATCTTGCGGGAAGTACCACGGAAAGTCTCAGAAATATTGAGATTGTAAAAAGTTTAGGACTGACCAATCAGGAAGTTGAACGTCTTAATAACAATACTTATAAAATTCTGAACCTGGAACTGAGAAAGGTTAAAAGTATCCGTTCTCTGAGTTTTGTACAGGGAACTCTGGTTAATTTTTTACAGCAGACGATTACTTTCACTTTATTGTTATTGATTTTTAAAAATATTGTAACTCCGGGACAGTATTTATCGTTAATGTTTTACGGGTTCTTTATTTTCGGACCGATGCAGGAAATCGGAAATATCATCATTTCCTACCGTGAAGCGCAGGCTTCTCTGAATAATTTCGACCGTGTGATGAAGAAAGAAGTGGAACCGAAACCTTTAACGCCAAAGAAAATCGGAGCCATTGAGGAGCTTGAATTTGAAAAAGTTTCGTTTCAGCATCAGACTGCTCATTATAAAGCTTTAAATTCTATTTCCTTCAATGTAAAAAACGGAGAGACCATTGCTTTTGTAGGACCAAGCGGTTCGGGAAAAAGTACTCTGGTAAAACTGTTGGTGGGATTGTACAGACCGCAGGAAGGTTCTATTTTATACAACAATATCAACGGAAAGGAATTTGATTTTGATGAGCTGAGAAATCAGATCGGGTTTGTAACGCAGGACACTCAGCTTTTTGCTGGAACTATTAAAGAAAATCTTTTGTTTGTAAATCCGTCCGCAACGGAAGAAGATTTGCAATTGGCTTTAAAAAAATCAAGCTGCACCGCTCTTCTGGAGCGTGCTGAAAACGGAATTAATACTGTAATTGGTGAAGGCGGACTAAAACTAAGCGGTGGTGAAAAGCAGAGAATTGCGATTGCCAGAGCGTTACTGAGAAAACCTCATTTGCTGATCTTTGATGAAGCTACTTCTGCACTGGACAGTATTACCGAAGAAGAAATTACCACGACCATTAAAGAAATTTCTAAGGAAAAAGAACAGATTACCGTTCTTATTGCACACCGTTTAAGCACAATAATGCATGCCGACAGAATTTACGTTCTGGAACGCGGACAAATTGTAGAAACCGGCTCTCATCTTAATCTTATTGAAGAAAAAGGTTTGTATTATGCCATGTGGAGACAGCAGATCGGGGAGAGAAAAACTTTAGTGTAG
- a CDS encoding EamA family transporter, giving the protein MQKKNILKGVLFVGIGASIYGMLATFVKLAYQDGYTTSEVTTSQFLLGIVGLLVLNFIQTITSKKALPSPTSREVRNLLLAGTSLGCTSLCYYIAVQYINVSIAIVLLMQSVWFSVVVESFLTKKLPNARKIVSVIIVLAGTILATNLINESLDLDWKGIFWGLLAATSYTLTMFTSNTLATHLPVFRKSIIMLLGGAVVVFAFLFFAQIGPSHFEGLKSFYLNFTDNTEHIHSFNYSILWKYGLILSLFGTIIPPILFNVGFPNAGLGLGSIVSSLELPVSVTMAFVLLGEKVIFIQWIGIALILFAIVLMNLPKKENQFAEISK; this is encoded by the coding sequence ATGCAGAAGAAAAATATTTTAAAGGGAGTTCTATTTGTAGGGATTGGCGCAAGTATATATGGGATGCTGGCAACGTTTGTTAAACTCGCTTATCAGGATGGTTACACCACTTCAGAAGTTACAACATCACAGTTTTTATTGGGAATAGTGGGTCTTTTAGTCTTAAATTTTATTCAGACAATCACCTCTAAAAAAGCTTTGCCTTCACCAACATCAAGAGAAGTAAGAAACTTATTGTTAGCTGGAACATCATTAGGTTGCACCAGTTTGTGTTATTACATTGCAGTTCAGTATATCAATGTTTCGATAGCGATTGTTTTGCTGATGCAGTCCGTCTGGTTCAGTGTAGTAGTGGAAAGTTTTCTGACAAAAAAACTGCCCAATGCAAGAAAAATTGTTTCTGTAATTATTGTTTTGGCGGGAACTATTTTAGCCACCAATTTAATCAATGAAAGTTTAGATCTGGATTGGAAAGGAATTTTCTGGGGATTATTAGCAGCGACTTCCTATACGCTCACGATGTTTACTTCCAATACTTTAGCAACACATTTGCCTGTTTTCAGAAAAAGCATCATTATGCTTTTGGGGGGGGCAGTTGTTGTTTTTGCATTCTTGTTTTTTGCACAGATCGGGCCATCGCATTTCGAAGGTTTAAAATCTTTTTACCTTAATTTTACAGACAATACAGAGCATATTCATTCCTTTAATTATTCAATTTTATGGAAATATGGTTTAATTTTATCACTTTTCGGAACCATAATTCCACCGATTTTATTTAATGTCGGGTTTCCGAATGCAGGACTTGGATTGGGAAGTATCGTTTCTTCTTTAGAATTACCGGTTTCTGTGACGATGGCTTTTGTTTTGTTGGGTGAAAAAGTAATTTTTATACAATGGATTGGAATTGCATTAATACTTTTTGCGATTGTCCTCATGAATTTACCTAAAAAAGAAAATCAATTTGCTGAAATATCTAAATAA
- a CDS encoding CoA transferase subunit B, translating to MLTKEQIAQRISREVKDGYYVNLGIGIPTLVANYVPDNLSVEFQSENGVLGMGPFPFEGEEDADVINAGKQTITILDGGSFFDSAFSFGMIRAQKVDLTILGAMEVAENGDIANWKIPGKMVKGMGGAMDLVASAENIIVAMMHVNKAGESKILKKCTLPLTGVNCVKRVVTELAVLDVTPQGFKLIERAPGVSVEHIIQSTEADLIIEGEIPEMQF from the coding sequence ATGCTAACTAAAGAACAAATTGCACAAAGAATTTCCAGAGAAGTAAAAGACGGATATTACGTAAATTTAGGAATCGGAATTCCAACATTGGTTGCCAACTACGTTCCGGACAATCTTTCGGTAGAGTTCCAGAGTGAGAACGGAGTTTTGGGAATGGGACCATTTCCTTTTGAGGGAGAAGAAGATGCGGATGTTATCAATGCCGGAAAACAGACGATTACCATCTTAGACGGAGGTTCCTTCTTCGATTCGGCGTTCAGTTTCGGGATGATCAGAGCGCAGAAAGTAGATCTTACCATTTTGGGAGCCATGGAAGTTGCCGAAAACGGAGATATTGCCAACTGGAAAATTCCGGGAAAAATGGTGAAAGGAATGGGCGGAGCAATGGATCTTGTAGCTTCGGCAGAAAATATTATCGTTGCGATGATGCACGTAAACAAAGCCGGAGAAAGTAAAATTCTAAAAAAATGTACCCTTCCTTTAACCGGAGTAAACTGCGTGAAAAGAGTGGTTACAGAATTAGCCGTTTTAGATGTTACGCCTCAAGGTTTTAAGCTTATTGAAAGAGCTCCGGGAGTTTCTGTGGAGCACATCATACAATCTACAGAAGCTGATCTGATTATTGAAGGAGAAATTCCGGAAATGCAGTTCTGA
- a CDS encoding DUF4197 domain-containing protein, with protein MRKTFLLVGGLLFSVSSQAQILDVIKSTVKDQTGIDLNNPKVPAQTSGTATTPKTTTTTSPINLGSLTSTQISSGLKEALSLGVNEGVKKLGVTDGFLKNEAVKILMPEKLRKIDTTLRSIGLGSLADQGVKLLNRAAEDAVVEAAPIFTKAITSMTITDAKNILLGSNNAATNYLQTKTQAQLFSAFQPKVKASLGKVGADKVWSNIISKYNTFTGQAVTTDLNEYVTTETINGVFKMVAEKESGIRNTPAMRTTSILQKVFGAQDGK; from the coding sequence ATGAGAAAAACATTTTTACTGGTGGGCGGACTTTTATTTTCAGTTTCATCACAGGCACAGATTTTAGATGTCATAAAATCAACGGTAAAAGATCAGACAGGAATTGATCTTAACAATCCTAAAGTTCCGGCTCAAACCAGCGGAACGGCAACCACGCCAAAAACAACCACGACCACATCTCCAATCAATCTCGGAAGTCTTACTTCAACCCAGATTTCTTCTGGACTAAAGGAAGCTCTAAGTCTCGGTGTAAATGAAGGCGTGAAAAAATTAGGTGTAACGGATGGTTTCCTGAAAAATGAAGCGGTAAAAATCTTAATGCCGGAAAAACTGAGAAAAATTGACACTACTTTACGCTCTATCGGATTGGGAAGTCTTGCAGACCAAGGAGTGAAATTACTGAACAGAGCTGCGGAAGATGCTGTAGTTGAAGCAGCCCCGATCTTTACAAAAGCGATTACTTCAATGACGATCACGGATGCTAAAAATATTTTGCTGGGAAGTAATAATGCGGCGACCAATTATCTGCAAACGAAAACACAGGCTCAGCTTTTTTCCGCTTTTCAGCCAAAAGTGAAAGCTTCACTGGGAAAAGTGGGAGCCGATAAGGTCTGGAGCAATATTATTTCTAAATACAATACTTTTACCGGACAGGCTGTAACCACGGATCTTAATGAATATGTAACCACAGAAACCATAAACGGAGTTTTCAAAATGGTAGCAGAAAAAGAAAGTGGAATCCGAAATACTCCTGCCATGAGAACCACAAGTATTTTGCAGAAGGTTTTCGGAGCGCAGGACGGTAAATAA
- a CDS encoding CBS domain-containing protein, with the protein MKQRIPVSQIMTKDLITLNVSNTLYDAEKLFKNHKIRHIPVVEDKKLLGVLSYSDLLKISYADVEEAEDVETDGVSAVVYDIFSISQVMTKSPMIVEPNTTIKEVVEILSEQSFHSIPVVENGELKGIVTTTDILKYLLKQY; encoded by the coding sequence ATGAAACAAAGAATTCCTGTATCTCAGATCATGACGAAAGACTTAATAACTCTTAATGTTTCGAATACACTGTATGATGCCGAAAAATTATTTAAGAATCACAAAATAAGACACATTCCTGTTGTGGAAGATAAAAAACTGCTGGGAGTATTAAGTTATTCCGATTTATTGAAAATCAGCTATGCAGATGTTGAGGAAGCAGAGGATGTTGAAACAGATGGCGTTTCTGCCGTAGTATATGATATTTTCAGCATTTCGCAGGTGATGACGAAAAGCCCGATGATTGTAGAACCCAATACGACCATTAAAGAAGTGGTGGAAATTTTATCTGAACAGAGCTTTCATTCTATTCCTGTAGTGGAAAATGGAGAACTGAAAGGGATTGTAACGACCACAGATATTTTAAAGTATTTATTGAAACAATATTAA
- the rplS gene encoding 50S ribosomal protein L19, with protein sequence MDLLKYVQDKYITKKEFPEFKAGDTITVYYEIKEGQKTRTQFFKGTVIQLRGTGSTKTFTIRKMSGDVGVERVFPINMPALQKIEVDRRGRVRRSRIYYFRDLRGKKARIKDAAYKKK encoded by the coding sequence ATGGATTTATTAAAGTACGTACAAGACAAGTACATTACAAAAAAAGAATTCCCTGAATTCAAAGCTGGTGATACGATCACTGTTTACTACGAAATTAAAGAAGGACAAAAAACAAGAACTCAGTTCTTCAAAGGAACAGTTATCCAATTAAGAGGTACTGGTTCTACAAAAACTTTCACCATCAGAAAAATGTCTGGTGATGTAGGAGTAGAAAGAGTATTCCCAATCAACATGCCGGCTCTTCAAAAAATCGAAGTGGACAGAAGAGGTAGAGTTAGAAGATCTAGAATCTACTACTTCAGAGACCTTAGAGGTAAAAAAGCGAGAATTAAAGACGCTGCTTACAAGAAGAAATAA